In Neorhizobium sp. NCHU2750, a single genomic region encodes these proteins:
- a CDS encoding response regulator transcription factor has translation MAESATPRDIVLLVDDSPEALGFLTEALEQSGFSVLIATSGQAALNIVDKITPDLILLDAVMPGMDGFETCRRLKTNAGVAQVPVIFMTGLTETEHVVNALGSGGVDYLTKPINIDELRARIRVHLANARSAQSARVALDAAGRHLLAVRADGSIQWSTPQATRLINAATNRDDGLELVTARVATWMSERGRPGFSREAAFSLADGDERGLQLSYLGGIGADEFLFRLTASSRRPDAEVLRQHFPLTTRESEVLLWIAKGKANRDIGEILGLSARTVNKHLEQIYVKLGVENRASAAVRAAHVLRGDD, from the coding sequence ATGGCTGAGAGCGCAACGCCCCGCGACATCGTCCTTCTGGTCGATGACAGCCCCGAGGCGCTCGGTTTTCTGACCGAAGCACTCGAGCAGTCCGGCTTTTCCGTGCTGATCGCCACATCGGGACAGGCGGCGCTGAATATCGTCGACAAGATCACCCCCGACCTCATCCTGCTCGATGCCGTCATGCCCGGCATGGACGGGTTCGAAACCTGCCGCCGCCTGAAGACCAATGCCGGCGTGGCACAGGTGCCGGTGATTTTCATGACCGGCCTGACCGAGACCGAACATGTCGTCAATGCGTTGGGATCGGGCGGCGTCGACTACCTGACGAAGCCGATCAATATCGACGAATTGCGTGCCCGTATCCGGGTTCATCTCGCCAATGCGCGCTCGGCCCAGAGCGCCCGCGTCGCGCTCGATGCCGCCGGCCGCCACCTGCTTGCCGTGCGTGCCGATGGCAGCATCCAGTGGTCGACCCCGCAGGCGACCCGCCTGATCAACGCAGCGACCAATCGCGACGACGGGCTTGAACTCGTCACCGCCCGCGTCGCAACCTGGATGTCGGAACGCGGCCGGCCGGGCTTTTCGCGCGAGGCGGCATTCTCGCTTGCCGACGGCGACGAGAGAGGCCTGCAGCTTTCCTATCTCGGCGGCATCGGCGCCGACGAATTCCTGTTTCGCCTCACCGCCAGCAGCCGCCGCCCGGATGCCGAGGTTCTGCGTCAGCATTTTCCGCTGACGACACGGGAATCCGAAGTGCTGCTCTGGATTGCCAAGGGCAAGGCCAACCGCGATATCGGCGAAATTCTCGGCCTGTCGGCCCGCACGGTGAACAAGCATCTCGAGCAGATCTATGTGAAACTCGGCGTCGAAAACCGCGCCTCCGCCGCCGTTCGCGCCGCCCATGTGCTTCGCGGCGACGACTGA
- a CDS encoding branched-chain amino acid ABC transporter permease LivH (LivHMGF is the membrane component of the LIV-I/LS branched-chain amino acid transporter) — MEYLVQQLLNGLTLGSIYGLIAIGYTMVYGIIGMINFAHGDIFMLGGFAALIVFLVLTTFFAGIPVALLLLVMLLVGMLVTGLWNWTIERVAYRPLRGSFRLAPLITAIGMSIALSNFIQVTQGPRNKPIPQLVTDVYHFGALTISLKQIIIFVVTAVLLAAFWYIVHRTPLGRAQRATEQDRKMAALLGIDVDRTISVTFVMGAALAAVAGGMYLMYYGVASFTDGFIPGVKAFTAAVLGGIGSLPGAVIGGLLIGLIEGLWSAYFSIEYKDVATFAILAIVLIFKPTGILGRPEVEKV, encoded by the coding sequence ATGGAATATCTCGTCCAGCAGCTCCTTAACGGGCTGACTCTTGGATCCATCTATGGCCTCATCGCTATTGGCTATACGATGGTCTACGGCATTATCGGCATGATCAACTTCGCCCATGGCGATATCTTCATGCTCGGCGGCTTCGCGGCCCTGATCGTCTTTCTGGTGTTGACCACCTTCTTTGCCGGCATTCCGGTGGCGCTGCTTCTGCTCGTCATGCTTCTGGTCGGCATGCTGGTGACCGGCCTGTGGAACTGGACGATCGAGCGTGTCGCCTATCGGCCACTGCGCGGATCGTTCCGTCTGGCGCCGCTGATCACTGCGATCGGCATGTCGATCGCGCTGTCGAACTTCATCCAGGTCACGCAGGGCCCGCGCAACAAGCCGATCCCGCAGCTGGTCACCGATGTCTATCATTTCGGTGCGCTGACGATCTCGCTGAAGCAGATCATCATCTTCGTCGTGACCGCCGTCCTGCTTGCCGCCTTCTGGTATATCGTCCATAGGACGCCGCTTGGCCGCGCCCAGCGCGCCACCGAACAGGACCGCAAGATGGCGGCGCTGCTCGGCATCGACGTCGACCGGACGATCTCGGTCACCTTCGTCATGGGTGCGGCACTCGCAGCCGTCGCCGGCGGCATGTACCTGATGTATTATGGTGTCGCGAGCTTCACCGATGGCTTCATTCCCGGTGTCAAGGCGTTCACCGCGGCCGTTCTCGGCGGTATCGGCTCTCTGCCGGGTGCCGTTATCGGCGGCCTGCTGATCGGCCTCATCGAAGGTCTGTGGTCGGCCTATTTCTCGATCGAGTACAAGGACGTCGCGACCTTCGCCATCCTTGCGATCGTGCTGATCTTCAAGCCGACCGGCATTCTCGGTCGTCCGGAAGTGGAGAAGGTCTGA
- a CDS encoding ABC transporter ATP-binding protein: MTSMNSAAGTDTILRVDHLSMKFGGLMAINDFSFEAKRGEITALIGPNGAGKTTVFNCITGFYKPTMGMITLNRKNGNTLLLERLKDFEINKKAGVARTFQNIRLFSGLTVLENLLVAQHNALMRASGYTILGLLGAPGYKKAVTESIEKARYWLEKADLIDRADDPAGDLSYGAQRRLEIARAMCTGPELLCLDEPAAGLNPKESLTLNTLLRGIRDEGTSLLLIEHDMSVVMEISDHVVVLEYGQKISDGTPDHVKNDPKVIAAYLGVEDEELEEIEEQLDEGAAGTGSTDGGAA, translated from the coding sequence ATGACCTCCATGAACAGTGCCGCAGGCACAGATACGATCCTCAGGGTCGACCACCTGTCGATGAAGTTCGGCGGCCTCATGGCCATCAACGACTTCTCCTTCGAAGCCAAGCGCGGCGAGATCACTGCGCTGATCGGCCCGAACGGTGCCGGCAAGACGACGGTGTTCAACTGCATCACCGGCTTCTACAAGCCGACGATGGGCATGATCACGCTGAACCGGAAGAACGGCAACACGCTGCTGCTCGAACGCCTCAAGGATTTCGAGATCAACAAGAAGGCCGGCGTGGCGCGTACTTTCCAGAACATCCGGTTGTTTTCGGGCCTGACCGTGCTGGAAAACCTGCTGGTGGCGCAGCACAACGCGCTGATGCGGGCGTCCGGATATACGATCCTCGGCCTGCTCGGAGCACCGGGCTACAAGAAGGCGGTGACGGAATCGATCGAGAAGGCCCGCTACTGGCTGGAGAAGGCCGATCTTATCGATCGCGCCGACGATCCGGCGGGCGATCTTTCCTACGGCGCACAGCGTCGTCTGGAGATTGCGCGCGCCATGTGCACGGGGCCGGAGCTTCTCTGCCTCGACGAACCTGCGGCCGGTCTCAACCCGAAAGAATCGCTGACGCTCAACACGCTGTTGCGCGGCATCCGCGACGAAGGCACGTCGCTGCTCTTGATCGAGCACGACATGTCCGTCGTCATGGAAATTTCCGATCACGTCGTGGTGCTGGAATATGGCCAGAAGATTTCCGATGGCACGCCGGATCATGTGAAGAACGACCCGAAGGTGATTGCAGCCTATCTCGGCGTCGAGGACGAAGAGCTTGAAGAAATTGAGGAACAGCTTGACGAAGGGGCCGCCGGCACCGGTTCAACCGATGGGGGAGCCGCATAA
- the livM gene encoding high-affinity branched-chain amino acid ABC transporter permease LivM — translation MAQPAVNNDGSLMAKAVKEAVIAGVVAFFMFLLYVGIETYQDINNTLVWRTRWVLLAVFVAVSAIGRFLTIAVIGPHLNRRKLAKAKSGVLEISDKKSFFHRHFLKIALVFLLVYPFLAMMIVGKQGSLKYVDNFGIQILIYVMLAWGLNIVVGLAGLLDLGYVAFYAVGAYSYALLSSYLGLSFWILLPLSGIFAALWGIMLGFPVLRLRGDYLAIVTLAFGEIIRLVLINWTVVTKGTFGISGIAKASVFGLWSFDVGASNNFAKAFGLPMSSVYYKVFLFYVILALCMLTAYVTIRLRRMPIGRAWEALREDEIACRSLGINTVATKLTAFATGAMFGGFAGSFFAARQGFVSPESFVFLESAVILAIVVLGGMGSLTGIAIAAVVMVGGTELLRDMSFLKIIFGPDFTPELYRMLLFGLAMVIVMLFKPRGFVGSREPTAFLKERRAVSGSFTKEGHG, via the coding sequence ATGGCTCAGCCTGCTGTAAACAATGACGGTTCCCTGATGGCCAAGGCCGTCAAGGAAGCGGTGATCGCCGGTGTCGTCGCCTTCTTCATGTTCCTGCTCTATGTTGGTATCGAGACATATCAGGACATCAACAACACGCTGGTCTGGCGCACACGCTGGGTTCTGCTTGCCGTGTTCGTGGCGGTATCGGCCATCGGCCGGTTCTTGACGATCGCGGTCATCGGCCCGCATCTCAACCGCCGAAAGCTTGCCAAGGCCAAGAGCGGCGTGTTGGAGATTTCCGACAAGAAGAGCTTCTTCCACAGGCACTTCCTCAAGATCGCGCTGGTTTTCCTGCTCGTCTATCCGTTCCTGGCGATGATGATCGTCGGCAAGCAGGGCTCGCTGAAATATGTCGACAATTTCGGTATCCAGATCCTCATCTACGTGATGCTGGCCTGGGGACTGAATATCGTCGTCGGTCTCGCCGGCCTGCTCGACCTCGGCTATGTCGCCTTCTACGCGGTCGGTGCCTATTCCTACGCGCTGCTGTCGTCCTATCTCGGCCTGTCCTTCTGGATCCTCCTGCCGCTGTCGGGTATTTTCGCAGCGCTCTGGGGCATCATGCTCGGCTTCCCGGTCCTGAGGTTGCGCGGCGACTATCTCGCCATCGTGACGCTCGCCTTCGGTGAAATCATCCGGCTGGTGCTGATCAACTGGACGGTCGTCACCAAGGGCACGTTCGGTATTTCCGGCATCGCCAAGGCATCCGTCTTCGGCCTCTGGTCCTTCGATGTCGGTGCATCCAACAATTTCGCCAAGGCCTTCGGCCTGCCCATGTCGTCGGTCTATTACAAGGTCTTCCTGTTCTACGTCATCCTGGCGCTGTGCATGCTGACGGCCTATGTGACGATCCGGCTGCGCCGCATGCCGATCGGCCGGGCCTGGGAAGCGCTGCGCGAAGACGAGATCGCTTGCCGCTCTCTCGGCATCAACACGGTCGCCACCAAGCTTACCGCGTTTGCGACCGGTGCGATGTTCGGCGGTTTTGCCGGCTCGTTCTTCGCCGCCCGCCAGGGTTTCGTGTCGCCGGAAAGCTTCGTGTTCCTTGAATCTGCGGTCATCCTCGCCATCGTCGTCCTCGGCGGTATGGGCTCGCTGACGGGCATTGCGATTGCCGCGGTCGTCATGGTCGGCGGTACGGAACTCCTGCGTGACATGTCGTTCCTGAAGATCATCTTCGGACCGGACTTCACCCCGGAACTCTACCGCATGCTGCTGTTCGGGCTGGCCATGGTCATCGTGATGCTGTTCAAGCCGCGCGGTTTCGTCGGCTCTCGTGAACCCACGGCCTTCCTCAAGGAGCGCAGGGCCGTATCCGGAAGCTTTACCAAGGAGGGCCACGGCTGA
- a CDS encoding ATP-binding protein, whose amino-acid sequence MAARQRIIPIRRDYNRWVANQTLEDYALRFTAKSARRFSSSRISQTAIGAISFLALEAIGGAITLSYGTTNAFFAIIAAAVAMLVVGLPISRYAIRHGVDIDLLTRGASFGYIGSTITSLIYASFTFMLFAIEASIMTGALQMAFGIPLWIGYIISAVVVIPLVIYGVQLISRFQLLTQPFWIVLNVLPFVFIAMLDWQKFDLWRAFAGVGHSNAQVGGAAPFNLVEFGAASAVILALMPQIGEQVDFLRFLPPEGLRKWRHKLTVFLAGPGWVVVGVPKLLAGSFLAVLTLSTGVPMKDAGDPAHMYFAAFGYMIPNDKAALLLMAAFVVVSQLKINVMNAYAGSLAWSNFFSRLTHSHPGRVVWLVFNVAIALLLMELGIYRLLEETLGIFSIVAMSWLCTISADLFINKPLGLSPPGIEFKRAHLYDVNPVGLGAMFGATAIALAAHFGLFGQLMASLATYVTLSSFLISPAIAFATRGRYYLARKPRKSWKNLGSITCSVCEHPFEHEDMAWCPAYAAPICSLCCSLDSRCHDMCKPNARLNTQVGTVARSFLPEHVIAKLTSRLGRYAMTAVLSISAIGAILSFIAFQVGQAAPANADVIYGTILIVFFVFAIITGIFSWFYVLAHDSRVVAEEESSRQNTLLLKEIAAHKKTDTALQKAKETAEAANRAKSRYVVGLSHELRTPLNAVLGYAQILERDDTIPAPRHSAIKVIKRSADHLSGLIDGLLDISKIEAGRLQVYSNEINIQDFLDQIVEMFSLQAQAKGLEFEHVRASLLPNYVRTDEKRLRQILVNLLSNAIKFTDEGKVRFEVAYRSQVATFTVSDTGRGIAEKDLARIYEPFQRGEAETIKPMPGLGLGLTITQLLTNTLGGEISAKSIKDEGSTFRVRLMLSAVERPNTTPAAERKIVSYTGPRRTVVVVDDNQDHRELMREVLSPMDFVVLTADGGPECLTLIEGIKPDIFLIDISMPGMNGWQLVTRLREQGQAAPIIMLSANLGDGATADMSGEGHNDALSKPVNLRRLADKLASHLALTWIYEDEAPPPAAPAAKQPLKSPGTNHLQDLLRLGEIGYVRGIEAKLADLAADEAHRPFADELGHYVKAFDMAGYMKFLERLDREETSDG is encoded by the coding sequence ATGCCCTGCGCTTCACCGCCAAAAGTGCGCGCCGGTTCTCCTCAAGCCGCATCTCGCAGACGGCGATCGGCGCCATCTCCTTCCTGGCACTGGAAGCGATCGGCGGGGCGATCACCCTCTCCTACGGCACGACCAATGCCTTTTTCGCCATCATCGCCGCAGCGGTCGCCATGCTCGTCGTCGGCCTGCCGATCAGCCGCTATGCCATCCGCCACGGCGTCGATATCGACCTTCTCACCCGAGGCGCCTCCTTCGGCTATATCGGCTCGACCATCACCTCGCTGATCTATGCGAGCTTCACCTTCATGCTGTTTGCCATCGAGGCCTCGATCATGACCGGGGCGCTCCAGATGGCTTTCGGCATACCGCTATGGATCGGCTACATCATCAGCGCCGTGGTGGTCATCCCGCTGGTCATCTATGGCGTGCAGCTGATCTCGCGCTTCCAGCTTCTGACCCAGCCCTTCTGGATCGTCCTCAACGTCCTGCCCTTCGTCTTCATTGCCATGCTAGACTGGCAGAAATTCGATCTCTGGCGGGCCTTTGCCGGTGTCGGCCATTCCAATGCCCAGGTGGGCGGGGCCGCCCCCTTCAATCTCGTCGAGTTCGGCGCCGCCTCCGCCGTCATCCTGGCGCTGATGCCGCAGATCGGCGAACAGGTCGACTTCCTCCGCTTCCTGCCGCCGGAAGGTCTGCGCAAGTGGCGTCATAAGCTCACCGTCTTTCTCGCTGGCCCCGGCTGGGTGGTCGTCGGCGTACCGAAACTGCTCGCCGGCTCGTTCCTCGCGGTACTGACGCTGTCGACCGGCGTGCCGATGAAGGATGCAGGCGACCCGGCACACATGTATTTCGCCGCCTTCGGCTACATGATCCCGAACGACAAGGCGGCACTGCTGCTGATGGCGGCCTTCGTCGTCGTCTCGCAGTTGAAGATCAACGTGATGAACGCCTATGCCGGCTCGCTCGCATGGTCGAACTTCTTCTCGCGCCTGACCCACAGCCATCCGGGTCGCGTCGTCTGGCTGGTCTTCAACGTGGCGATCGCCCTGCTGTTGATGGAACTCGGCATCTACCGGCTGCTGGAGGAAACCCTCGGCATCTTCTCGATCGTCGCGATGAGCTGGCTCTGCACCATCTCGGCGGATCTCTTCATCAACAAGCCGCTCGGCCTGTCGCCTCCCGGCATCGAATTCAAGCGCGCCCATCTCTATGACGTCAATCCGGTCGGGCTGGGTGCCATGTTCGGCGCGACGGCGATCGCGCTAGCCGCCCATTTCGGCCTGTTCGGCCAATTGATGGCCTCGCTCGCCACCTATGTCACGCTGAGCTCCTTCCTCATTTCGCCGGCCATCGCCTTCGCCACGAGAGGCCGCTACTATCTCGCCCGCAAACCCCGCAAAAGCTGGAAAAACCTCGGCTCGATCACCTGTTCGGTCTGCGAACATCCGTTCGAACACGAGGACATGGCATGGTGTCCCGCCTATGCCGCGCCGATCTGCTCGCTCTGCTGCTCGCTGGATAGTCGCTGCCATGACATGTGCAAGCCGAATGCAAGGCTGAACACCCAGGTCGGCACGGTGGCGCGCTCCTTCCTGCCGGAACACGTGATCGCCAAGCTGACGAGCAGGCTCGGGCGCTATGCGATGACGGCCGTGCTGTCGATTTCCGCGATCGGCGCCATCCTCTCCTTCATCGCCTTCCAGGTGGGCCAGGCGGCCCCCGCCAATGCCGATGTCATCTACGGCACGATCCTGATCGTCTTCTTCGTCTTCGCCATCATCACCGGCATTTTCTCGTGGTTCTATGTGCTGGCCCATGACAGCCGGGTCGTCGCGGAAGAGGAGTCGTCGCGCCAGAACACCCTTCTGTTGAAGGAAATCGCCGCCCACAAAAAGACCGACACCGCCCTGCAAAAGGCCAAGGAAACCGCCGAAGCCGCCAACCGGGCCAAGAGCCGCTATGTCGTCGGCCTTTCCCACGAACTGCGCACGCCGCTCAATGCCGTACTCGGCTACGCCCAGATCCTCGAGCGCGACGACACCATCCCCGCCCCACGCCATTCGGCAATCAAGGTCATCAAGCGGTCTGCCGACCACTTGTCCGGCCTGATCGACGGGCTGCTCGATATTTCCAAGATCGAGGCCGGCCGCTTGCAGGTCTATTCCAACGAAATCAACATCCAGGATTTTCTCGACCAGATCGTCGAGATGTTCTCGCTTCAGGCGCAGGCCAAGGGACTGGAATTCGAGCATGTACGCGCGAGCCTTTTGCCGAATTACGTGCGCACCGATGAGAAGCGCCTACGCCAGATCCTCGTCAACCTGCTCTCCAACGCCATCAAGTTCACCGATGAAGGCAAGGTACGCTTCGAGGTGGCCTATCGCAGCCAGGTCGCCACCTTCACCGTTTCCGATACCGGCCGCGGCATCGCCGAAAAGGATCTCGCCCGTATCTACGAGCCCTTCCAGCGCGGCGAGGCGGAAACGATCAAGCCTATGCCGGGCCTCGGCCTCGGCCTCACCATCACACAGCTCCTGACCAACACGCTGGGCGGCGAGATCTCGGCAAAAAGCATCAAGGACGAAGGCTCTACCTTCCGCGTACGGCTGATGCTGTCTGCCGTCGAGCGGCCGAACACGACGCCTGCCGCCGAGCGCAAGATCGTCTCCTATACCGGCCCGCGCCGCACGGTGGTCGTCGTCGACGACAACCAGGATCATCGCGAACTGATGCGCGAAGTGCTTTCCCCGATGGATTTCGTCGTTCTGACCGCCGATGGCGGACCGGAATGCCTGACGCTGATCGAGGGCATAAAGCCCGATATCTTCCTCATCGACATCTCCATGCCCGGAATGAATGGCTGGCAGCTCGTTACCCGCCTGCGCGAACAAGGACAGGCGGCCCCGATCATCATGCTCTCGGCCAATCTGGGTGACGGCGCCACCGCCGACATGTCCGGCGAAGGCCATAATGATGCGCTGTCGAAGCCGGTGAACCTGAGACGGCTCGCCGACAAGCTTGCCTCCCATCTGGCACTGACCTGGATCTACGAGGACGAAGCGCCGCCACCGGCAGCACCCGCGGCAAAACAGCCGCTGAAAAGTCCGGGGACGAACCACCTGCAGGACTTGCTGCGGCTGGGCGAGATCGGCTACGTGCGGGGCATAGAAGCAAAGCTTGCCGACCTTGCCGCCGACGAGGCCCACCGCCCCTTCGCCGACGAGCTCGGCCACTACGTCAAGGCCTTCGACATGGCCGGCTACATGAAATTCCTCGAACGGCTGGACAGGGAAGAGACGAGCGATGGCTGA
- a CDS encoding ABC transporter ATP-binding protein, whose translation MAAETLLKVQGVETYYGNIRALSGVDVEVNRGEIVSLIGANGAGKSTLMMTICGSPQARVGQVIFDGEDITKLPMHMIARKRIAQSPEGRRIFPRMTVLENLQMGANLDNLKYFKEDVEKVFAMFPRLKERQAQRGGTLSGGEQQMLSIGRALMARPKLLLLDEPSLGLAPLIVKGIFEAIKKLNKEEGLTVFLVEQNAFAALKLSDRAYVMVNGKVTMSGSGKELLSNPEVRAAYLEGGRH comes from the coding sequence ATGGCCGCTGAAACTCTTCTGAAAGTGCAGGGCGTCGAGACCTATTACGGCAATATCCGGGCTCTTTCCGGTGTGGATGTCGAGGTCAATCGCGGTGAGATCGTCTCACTTATCGGTGCCAACGGTGCCGGAAAGTCGACGCTGATGATGACGATCTGCGGCAGCCCGCAGGCGCGCGTCGGACAGGTGATCTTCGATGGCGAAGACATTACCAAGCTGCCCATGCACATGATCGCGCGAAAGCGCATCGCCCAGTCACCCGAAGGCCGGCGCATCTTCCCGCGCATGACGGTGCTGGAAAACCTGCAGATGGGTGCCAATCTCGACAACCTGAAATATTTCAAGGAGGACGTCGAGAAGGTGTTTGCGATGTTCCCGCGGCTCAAGGAGCGGCAGGCCCAGCGCGGCGGCACGCTTTCGGGCGGCGAACAGCAGATGCTGTCGATCGGCCGCGCGCTGATGGCGCGTCCGAAACTGCTTCTCCTGGACGAGCCGTCGCTCGGTCTGGCGCCGTTGATCGTCAAGGGCATTTTCGAGGCGATCAAGAAGCTCAACAAGGAAGAGGGGCTTACCGTCTTCCTCGTCGAGCAGAACGCCTTTGCCGCGCTCAAGCTCTCCGACCGGGCCTATGTCATGGTCAACGGCAAGGTGACGATGTCGGGTTCCGGCAAGGAGCTTCTGTCGAACCCGGAAGTCCGGGCGGCCTATCTCGAGGGGGGACGGCATTGA
- a CDS encoding branched-chain amino acid ABC transporter substrate-binding protein, with product MKKSLLSAVALTAIVAFSGVARADIIIAVGGPLTGPNAAFGAQLQKGAEQAIADINAAGGVNGEKLTIELGDDVSDPKQGISVANKFVADGVKYVVGHFNSGVSIPASQVYAENGILEVTPAATNPVFTDAGLWNTFRTCGRDDQQGGVAGKYLADHFADAKVAIIDDKTPYGQGLADETAKAYAAAGKKEVMREAVNVGDKDFSALIAKMKQAGVSIIYWGGLHTEAGLIIRQAKDQGLKATLVSGDGIVSNELASIAGDAVAGTLNTFGPDPTLNPANKDLVAKFKAAGFNPEAYTLYSYAAVQVIAAGIKAAGSADDAQAVAKALHEKGPFKTVLGDMGFDAKGDPKLPGYIMYEWKKGPDGQYSYFPKEG from the coding sequence ATGAAGAAGTCTCTTCTTTCCGCGGTTGCGCTGACGGCCATCGTTGCCTTCAGCGGCGTCGCGCGCGCCGACATCATCATTGCCGTCGGCGGTCCGCTGACGGGCCCGAACGCTGCTTTCGGTGCACAGCTGCAGAAGGGTGCTGAACAGGCAATCGCTGACATCAACGCTGCCGGCGGTGTCAACGGCGAAAAGCTGACGATCGAACTCGGCGACGACGTGTCGGACCCGAAGCAGGGTATTTCGGTTGCCAACAAGTTCGTTGCTGACGGCGTCAAGTATGTGGTCGGCCACTTCAACTCGGGCGTTTCGATCCCGGCATCGCAGGTCTATGCCGAAAACGGCATCCTCGAAGTCACGCCTGCTGCAACCAACCCGGTCTTCACCGATGCCGGCCTGTGGAACACGTTCCGTACCTGCGGCCGTGACGACCAGCAGGGTGGCGTTGCCGGCAAGTATCTGGCCGACCATTTCGCCGATGCGAAGGTTGCCATCATCGACGACAAGACGCCTTACGGTCAGGGTCTCGCTGATGAAACCGCCAAGGCTTACGCTGCTGCCGGCAAGAAGGAAGTCATGCGCGAAGCCGTCAATGTCGGCGACAAGGACTTCTCGGCTCTCATCGCCAAGATGAAGCAGGCTGGCGTCTCGATCATCTACTGGGGCGGTCTGCACACCGAAGCCGGCCTGATCATCCGTCAGGCAAAGGACCAGGGCCTCAAGGCAACGCTCGTTTCGGGTGACGGTATCGTCTCCAACGAACTCGCCTCGATCGCCGGCGATGCCGTCGCAGGCACGCTCAACACCTTCGGTCCCGACCCGACGCTGAACCCGGCCAACAAGGATCTGGTTGCCAAGTTCAAGGCTGCTGGCTTCAACCCGGAAGCCTACACGCTGTATTCCTATGCAGCCGTTCAGGTCATCGCAGCCGGCATCAAGGCCGCAGGCAGCGCCGACGACGCGCAGGCCGTTGCCAAGGCACTGCACGAAAAGGGTCCGTTCAAGACCGTTCTCGGCGACATGGGCTTCGACGCCAAGGGCGACCCGAAGCTGCCGGGCTACATCATGTACGAATGGAAGAAGGGCCCGGACGGCCAGTACAGCTACTTCCCGAAGGAAGGCTGA
- a CDS encoding DUF6867 family protein, which yields MQGLFFEGGDGVHNVLRALVFIAGLWTAWRSGKSAADGWAEYPTVIVYTLLLAVGMRFLHFALFEGPFLSLFYYVIDFVFLLIFSTAGYRIRRTKQMVQSYYWLYEPASAFSWKKKD from the coding sequence ATGCAGGGTTTGTTTTTTGAAGGCGGCGACGGAGTGCACAACGTCCTTCGGGCGCTGGTGTTCATCGCAGGCTTGTGGACCGCCTGGCGGTCGGGAAAGTCTGCGGCAGACGGGTGGGCTGAGTACCCGACCGTGATCGTCTATACGCTGCTGCTCGCCGTCGGGATGCGGTTTCTGCATTTCGCGCTGTTCGAGGGGCCGTTCCTCAGCCTTTTCTATTACGTGATCGATTTCGTTTTCCTGTTGATCTTTTCGACCGCCGGATACCGCATCCGTCGTACGAAACAAATGGTGCAAAGTTACTATTGGCTCTACGAGCCGGCCTCGGCCTTCTCGTGGAAGAAGAAAGATTGA